The DNA sequence GGGCCACGGGCAGACGGGGCCGGACGGGCACCAGGATCCCCCCGACGCCCTCGACGACGAGCCGCTCATGGCGGCGGCGAAGCAGCCGCCAGGCGCGCGCGACCGCGTCGAGATCGACGGGCCGCCGCTCGAGACGCGCCGCCTCGCTGGGGGCCAAGGGCGGCCGATAGAGGGCGGGGGTAACCAGCTCCGGCGGATCGCCGGCGCCGGACGCCCGCAGAAGAAGTTCGGCGTCCTCGGAGACCCACCGCCGGCCGCGGCGGACGGCTCCGGTGGCGAAGGGCTTGAAGACGCCCACGTCGGCGCCGCGGCGGGCCCACGCGGCGGCCAGGCCCGCGGAGACGACGGTTTTCCCGACCCCCGTGTCGGTGCCGGTGACGAAGACGGCGCGGATCATTCCGCGGACTCGGCCCCGTCGGATTCCTCGGCCTCCTCCGGGGCGGCCCCCTCGCCCGAAACGGGAGCTTCTTCGCCGGGCGGGCGCACGTCCTTGAACCACTCGCGGGGGAAGCGGCGCGTGTTTTTGCACTCGGGGTAACCGGTGCAGGCGATGAATCCGCCGCGGCGGCCGTAGCGGATGCGCAGCGGCCGGCCGCATTTGTCGCAGTCTTCCTTCCAGTCCTTGGGGATCTCCACGCGCTTGTTGCCGCGCGGGAGGGACTTGGTCCCGCGGCAGTCCGGGTAGCGCGTGCAGGCCAGAAAGCGGCCCAGCCGGCCGGACTTGATCACCATGGGCGCGCCGCACTGGTCGCACTTTTCGTTCTTGGCCTCCTCGGACGGCAGATGCTTGATCCCGCGGCACTCGGGAAAGCCGGAGCAGCCCAGGAACCGCCCGTACCGGTTCCAGCGCACCAGCATGGGGCGGCCGCATTTGTCGCAGACCACCCCGGCCGCTTCCTGCCCCTTTTCGCTCTCCATCTCCTCCTTGGCCCGGTCGAGGTCGCCGATGAAGGCGTCGTAAAAGCGCCGCAACACGTCCACCCAGCGCTCCTTGCCCTCCTCGATCCGGTCCAGGTCCTTCTCCATCCGGGCGGTGAAGCCCGTGTTCATGATGTCGTTGAAGTGCTTGACGAGCTTGTCGTTGATGAGGATTCCGAGCTCGGTGGGGAAGAGCTTGCGGTCTTCGAGCCGCACGTAGCCGCGTTCCTGGATGGTCGAGAGGATCGGCGCGTAGGTGCTGGGACGGCCGATGCCGTAGCGTTCGAGGGTCTTGACGAGGGACGCCTCCGTGTACCGCGGGGGCGGCTCGGTGAAGTGCTGTTCCGGGAGAAGCTCGACTAGGCGCGGGCGGTCCCCCGCCGCCAGCGGCGGCAGGATCTGATCGTCCTTCCGGAGGGCAT is a window from the Planctomycetota bacterium genome containing:
- the bioD gene encoding dethiobiotin synthase, giving the protein MIRAVFVTGTDTGVGKTVVSAGLAAAWARRGADVGVFKPFATGAVRRGRRWVSEDAELLLRASGAGDPPELVTPALYRPPLAPSEAARLERRPVDLDAVARAWRLLRRRHERLVVEGVGGILVPVRPRLPVARWAARFKLPVLVVTRPTLGTINHTALTVLAARAYGLHVLGLVLNYHAPFRKGLAERLNPRALEEETGRPVLATIPYLGGDVARALRHSEFDRLARRLEDA